One window of the Triticum dicoccoides isolate Atlit2015 ecotype Zavitan chromosome 3B, WEW_v2.0, whole genome shotgun sequence genome contains the following:
- the LOC119277455 gene encoding PRA1 family protein B2-like: MAAAPTPQPLLPVTNPSAGGGGSAPSSGGGLTDSALATPAFRLFLSRFSDTARRSLADRRPWTELIDRSAISRPDSLSEATSRLRRNLGYFRVNYAAVVAFSLAASLLAHPFSLLVLLSILGAWCFLYVFRAPDQPVVLFGRTFTDRETLLGLVVSSLLAFFLTSVASLIISGLLLGGALVAVHGAFRMPEDLFLDDSSSVSSGNTSHRLLSFLASPGSGV; the protein is encoded by the coding sequence ATGGCTGCCGCACCGACGCCGCAGCCCTTGCTTCCGGTGACTAACCCCTCCGCCGGGGGCGGCGGCTCTGCCCCATCCTCCGGCGGCGGCCTCACCGACTCCGCGCTCGCCACGCCGGCCTTCCGGCTCTTCCTCAGCAGGTTCTCCGACACGGCGCGGCGCTCGCTCGCCGACCGCCGCCCCTGGACGGAGCTCATCGACCGCTCGGCCATCTCGCGGCCGGACTCCCTCTCCGAGGCCACCTCGCGGCTGCGCCGCAACCTGGGCTACTTCCGCGTCAACTACGCCGCCGTGGTGGCCTTCTCCCTCGCGGCCTCCCTCCTGGCGCACCCCTTCTCGCTGCTCGTCCTCCTCAGCATCCTCGGGGCCTGGTGCTTCCTCTACGTCTTCCGCGCGCCCGACCAGCCCGTCGTGCTCTTCGGCCGCACCTTCACCGACCGGgagacgctgctcggcctcgtcgtcTCGTCGCTGCTCGCCTTCTTCCTCACGTCCGTCGCCTCGCTCATCATCTCCGGCCTGCTCCTCGGCGGCGCGCTGGTGGCGGTGCACGGCGCGTTCCGCATGCCCGAGGACCTCTTCCTCGACGACTCGAGCTCTGTGTCAAGCGGCAACACTTCCCACAGGCTGCTCTCCTTCCTCGCGTCGCCCGGATCTGGTGTTTGA